The following coding sequences are from one bacterium SCSIO 12741 window:
- a CDS encoding carboxypeptidase regulatory-like domain-containing protein, translating to MQQIISGIFFSLIFLVSSSAYGQEVAVFGDEDDSTALENNVLVNAQVTLKNRPFSQVEVKLYHGKTLLRETTTGEDGFFTLILEFDSLYHIKFRKEGYVTKLVEVDTREVPGEDQNIGYDLGMFKLDMIPRESGTNYDLYREPLARFMYDDISMNFVVDRKHKKSVKKRFEQENQKPDVIHF from the coding sequence ATGCAGCAGATCATATCAGGCATATTTTTCAGTCTAATCTTCCTTGTAAGCAGTTCTGCTTATGGACAAGAAGTGGCCGTTTTTGGCGACGAGGATGATTCCACGGCACTGGAAAACAATGTTTTGGTCAATGCTCAGGTAACTTTGAAAAACAGGCCTTTTTCGCAAGTTGAGGTAAAACTGTACCACGGAAAGACCTTGTTGCGCGAAACCACCACAGGCGAGGATGGCTTTTTTACCTTGATACTTGAATTTGATAGTCTGTATCATATCAAGTTCAGAAAAGAAGGATATGTCACTAAATTAGTTGAGGTGGATACCCGCGAAGTTCCAGGGGAAGATCAGAATATCGGCTACGATTTGGGCATGTTTAAACTGGACATGATTCCTCGGGAGTCCGGTACGAATTACGACCTTTACCGGGAGCCACTGGCAAGGTTTATGTATGATGATATAAGCATGAACTTTGTGGTGGACCGCAAACACAAGAAGTCCGTTAAAAAGAGATTTGAACAAGAAAATCAAAAACCAGATGTCATACACTTTTAA
- a CDS encoding TonB-dependent receptor — protein MGVGGNPDLKDEEGWTADAGFEGEAGKKWILFYDLGYYVNQVNNWILWIPQSDGIWRVTNRDRVLAQGTEVNMGVRRNGRKMGVEVRAMYNYQFTETDEGYQLIYTPQHRARINLEARWLDYYLRYDHSYTGTRYINPENTIWMPDYFLADLRIGWKKKFWKKHRIGMEGGVLNLFDEPYQNIANRPMPGRNYFLKFRYEWL, from the coding sequence TTGGGGGTAGGAGGTAATCCTGATTTGAAAGATGAAGAAGGGTGGACAGCCGATGCGGGGTTTGAGGGCGAAGCCGGAAAAAAATGGATCTTATTTTATGATTTGGGTTATTATGTCAATCAGGTAAACAACTGGATTCTATGGATTCCGCAATCCGACGGAATTTGGCGGGTGACCAATCGGGATAGAGTGCTGGCTCAAGGAACCGAAGTGAACATGGGGGTGAGACGAAATGGTCGGAAAATGGGTGTAGAGGTCAGAGCTATGTATAACTACCAGTTTACCGAGACCGACGAAGGTTATCAACTTATCTATACGCCCCAGCACCGAGCTCGAATAAATCTGGAAGCCCGTTGGTTGGATTATTACCTACGATACGATCATAGCTATACCGGAACACGCTACATTAATCCTGAGAACACCATTTGGATGCCCGATTACTTTCTGGCCGATTTACGGATTGGATGGAAAAAGAAGTTCTGGAAAAAACACCGAATTGGAATGGAAGGTGGGGTGCTAAACCTGTTTGACGAGCCCTATCAAAACATAGCTAATCGCCCTATGCCAGGTCGTAATTATTTCCTTAAATTTCGCTACGAATGGCTATGA
- a CDS encoding Plug domain-containing protein — MKSVWCLLILSLVLGNTMRAQTDTTLELKVFFLSDVRITPDESFKKSELDSARMAPYDLSDLGELLRSESELFIRDQGPGLLSTASFRGTGANHTKLYFNGVPINSGMNGVFDLSLFSGLLVDELEVHYGASSMIDGDGGLGGSLQLRQKATFQPRFYVTAMGQIGSFGAHNEALRVDWSNSSISSSTRILYQHADNDFPYIDPTPPEYEEHTREQASFNKGGFSQLLLFRTGKNSALKANFIYLSADRDLPGPAAKAHPKEKQDDRIALGTLEWSRISSKTSWYAIGGIKHQILLYENEGADVFSKSSENHANGQVRVNYYLGKALKMESSLITDYAEAFNTEYGEWKSQWKTQMIHRGTWAWANKKWMNSILIKSLVADDRIYPLLPSYATSYPLYKKWVKARLSASYHVAIPTLNDRFWG; from the coding sequence ATGAAGTCGGTTTGGTGTCTGTTGATTCTGAGTTTAGTGCTCGGGAATACGATGCGAGCACAAACGGATACCACCCTTGAATTAAAAGTCTTTTTTCTTTCCGACGTTCGAATTACGCCGGATGAATCATTCAAAAAAAGCGAGCTGGATAGTGCACGAATGGCTCCTTACGATCTATCAGATCTCGGTGAGTTATTACGTTCCGAATCCGAGTTATTTATCCGTGATCAGGGCCCTGGATTGTTGAGCACCGCTTCGTTTCGTGGCACCGGTGCGAATCACACCAAGCTGTATTTTAATGGTGTTCCGATCAATTCCGGAATGAATGGAGTCTTTGACCTTAGCTTGTTTTCGGGGTTGCTGGTAGATGAATTGGAGGTTCATTATGGCGCTTCGAGTATGATCGATGGAGATGGAGGATTAGGAGGAAGTCTACAACTGCGTCAAAAGGCCACCTTTCAGCCTCGATTTTATGTCACGGCCATGGGGCAAATTGGGAGTTTTGGAGCGCATAACGAGGCACTACGTGTAGATTGGAGTAATTCGTCAATTAGTAGCTCTACCCGCATTTTGTACCAACATGCCGACAACGATTTTCCTTACATCGATCCCACACCTCCTGAATATGAGGAGCACACTCGAGAGCAGGCATCTTTTAACAAGGGCGGATTCTCTCAGTTGCTCCTCTTTCGAACCGGGAAGAACAGCGCCTTAAAAGCCAATTTCATTTACCTGTCTGCAGACCGTGACTTGCCTGGCCCGGCAGCAAAGGCCCATCCCAAAGAAAAGCAGGATGATCGAATTGCTTTGGGAACGCTGGAGTGGAGCCGTATTTCTTCCAAGACCTCCTGGTACGCCATTGGAGGCATCAAACACCAGATACTCTTGTATGAGAATGAGGGTGCCGATGTGTTTAGTAAGAGTTCAGAGAATCATGCAAATGGCCAGGTAAGGGTAAACTACTACCTCGGTAAAGCGCTCAAGATGGAGTCTTCTCTGATTACCGATTACGCCGAAGCCTTTAACACCGAATATGGCGAATGGAAATCGCAGTGGAAAACTCAGATGATTCACCGTGGTACCTGGGCCTGGGCCAACAAAAAGTGGATGAACAGTATACTCATTAAGAGCTTGGTAGCCGATGACCGAATCTATCCCTTATTGCCTTCCTATGCCACCAGTTATCCGCTCTATAAAAAATGGGTGAAAGCACGACTCTCTGCTTCATACCATGTCGCTATCCCTACCCTTAACGATCGGTTTTGGGGGTAG
- a CDS encoding T9SS type A sorting domain-containing protein: MKDFSLCTRLFIGLLLLAGNQLLAQGPFAPAADQPGTKAIHKDSSIFVSWASEATVHRGFINIAFPQKGRTTHGETWYALGKANPEALSLGDSGYVTVSFNGTVTNGAGPDFAVFENSFNHTFLELAFVEVSSDGINFTRFPAESHTDTTSQIGSFDALDATNLYNLAGKYKGLFGTPFDLEEVKGSPGLNVDSITHIRIVDVVGSMDARWKQRDSKGRPVNDPYPTDFEVSGIYTGGFDLNAVGLIHYQGETFLPVPDFWAEESNLQLFPNPATDRLYLKGSSENVQLTLMDRLGRMSQLNRMGEGWSLDGFSAGVYSVIIQTQDGQEIQKVVLR; this comes from the coding sequence ATGAAAGATTTCTCGCTTTGTACCCGGTTGTTTATTGGTCTGCTGCTCTTGGCAGGAAACCAGTTATTGGCACAAGGGCCCTTTGCCCCAGCTGCGGATCAGCCGGGTACAAAGGCGATTCATAAAGATTCTTCCATTTTCGTTTCCTGGGCATCTGAAGCCACCGTTCATCGGGGATTTATAAACATAGCCTTTCCACAAAAAGGAAGAACAACACACGGCGAAACCTGGTATGCACTGGGTAAAGCCAATCCTGAAGCTCTGAGTTTGGGAGATTCAGGTTACGTCACTGTTTCCTTTAATGGTACGGTGACCAATGGTGCCGGACCCGATTTTGCCGTTTTTGAAAACAGCTTCAATCACACTTTCCTCGAACTGGCCTTTGTAGAAGTGAGTTCTGATGGAATTAATTTTACTCGCTTTCCGGCTGAATCGCATACAGATACCACCTCTCAGATCGGTTCATTCGATGCTTTGGATGCCACCAATTTGTACAACCTGGCTGGCAAGTACAAAGGCTTATTCGGAACTCCATTCGATTTGGAAGAAGTAAAGGGAAGTCCAGGATTAAATGTAGATAGCATCACCCATATCCGAATTGTGGATGTGGTGGGGAGCATGGATGCCCGCTGGAAACAAAGAGATAGTAAAGGCCGGCCAGTCAATGATCCTTATCCTACGGACTTTGAAGTCAGTGGTATTTACACCGGTGGATTTGATTTGAATGCCGTTGGACTTATCCATTATCAAGGAGAGACTTTTTTGCCAGTACCCGATTTCTGGGCCGAAGAATCTAACCTGCAGTTATTCCCCAATCCAGCCACCGATCGTTTGTATTTGAAAGGATCTTCGGAGAACGTTCAATTGACTTTGATGGATCGCTTAGGCCGAATGAGCCAACTAAATCGCATGGGCGAAGGTTGGAGTCTGGATGGATTTTCTGCGGGTGTCTATAGCGTTATCATTCAGACTCAAGATGGACAAGAGATCCAGAAAGTAGTTCTTCGATGA
- a CDS encoding DUF4465 domain-containing protein — protein sequence MINLSKTFAGLALMIGLIPFSQAQTVSDFENLMAAPDSIWNGSDLSGGTVSGAAFFFNDYNPAWSSWSGFSVSEVSDTVTRGWGNQYASIAGSGVNNSKAYGVMYSEGLISFTHSAAGDSVMGVSLTNSTFAYYSMKEGDNIAKKFGGTTGTDPDFFRVQFYGIDAQGEITDSVYFYLADYRGATGDYIVDDWTWVDLRTLGRVKAVYMSFESTDVGNWGINTPTYVCMDSLIVKNSSNLFDPIARYDWSEAETASSGNAIDVLANDLDPDGAKADLSVKTILQPINGTAMAGTGNQIDYTPNNGFHGYDTLGYVVEDKSGLTDTGLVYVLVNSAPIAVDDMGSALEGQAITIDILKNDSDEDSASLNVSVLDTTKNGHITLTSNKTLQYLPDAGYIGKDSCSYILCDVYGKCDTAWVNINVEKNTVGVDEWSAQESIHVFPNPTNQVLTIAGVQQAGSLNWYDMAGNLIRTDRIELGSNEVSTSSLQPGMYLITTNQAGVKPLRIQVIH from the coding sequence ATGATTAATCTTTCCAAAACCTTTGCAGGTCTGGCATTGATGATTGGTTTGATCCCTTTTTCACAGGCTCAAACAGTATCTGATTTTGAAAACCTAATGGCTGCTCCGGATAGTATCTGGAACGGCTCTGACTTAAGCGGCGGAACCGTTAGCGGTGCTGCCTTCTTTTTTAATGACTATAACCCGGCCTGGAGCTCCTGGAGTGGATTCTCTGTGTCGGAAGTAAGCGATACCGTTACACGCGGTTGGGGTAATCAGTATGCCTCTATAGCTGGTTCAGGTGTCAACAATTCCAAAGCATATGGAGTCATGTATTCCGAAGGATTGATATCCTTCACTCACTCGGCTGCCGGAGACTCTGTAATGGGTGTGAGCCTGACTAATTCCACCTTCGCTTACTATTCCATGAAGGAAGGTGATAATATCGCCAAAAAATTTGGTGGTACCACGGGAACTGACCCTGATTTTTTCCGGGTTCAGTTTTACGGTATCGATGCCCAAGGCGAGATTACGGATTCCGTATACTTCTATTTGGCCGATTACCGCGGCGCAACGGGAGACTACATTGTTGATGACTGGACTTGGGTTGACCTTAGAACCTTGGGTCGCGTAAAAGCCGTTTACATGAGCTTTGAAAGTACAGATGTAGGAAACTGGGGTATCAATACGCCTACTTATGTGTGTATGGACAGTTTGATTGTGAAAAACAGTTCTAACCTTTTCGATCCTATCGCTCGATACGATTGGTCTGAAGCGGAAACAGCATCTTCTGGAAATGCCATTGACGTATTGGCCAACGACCTTGACCCAGATGGAGCTAAGGCAGATTTGAGTGTGAAAACAATTTTGCAGCCGATCAATGGTACAGCAATGGCTGGAACTGGAAATCAAATTGATTATACGCCAAACAATGGCTTCCACGGTTACGATACCTTGGGTTACGTAGTAGAAGATAAAAGTGGATTGACCGATACCGGATTGGTTTATGTATTGGTAAACTCAGCTCCAATTGCCGTTGACGATATGGGTTCTGCGCTTGAAGGACAAGCCATCACCATCGATATTTTGAAAAATGATTCAGACGAGGATAGCGCATCTCTCAATGTTTCTGTTTTAGACACTACCAAGAATGGACACATTACACTTACCAGCAACAAAACCTTGCAATACTTGCCGGATGCCGGATACATAGGAAAAGACAGTTGCTCCTACATCCTTTGTGATGTTTATGGTAAATGTGATACTGCCTGGGTAAATATTAATGTAGAAAAGAACACAGTTGGCGTAGACGAATGGTCGGCTCAAGAAAGCATTCATGTATTCCCTAATCCTACTAACCAGGTATTGACCATCGCTGGAGTTCAGCAAGCCGGTTCACTAAACTGGTATGATATGGCTGGTAATTTGATTCGTACCGATCGCATTGAGCTTGGATCCAACGAAGTATCCACCAGCAGTCTTCAGCCTGGAATGTATTTGATTACGACGAATCAAGCTGGAGTTAAACCTCTTCGCATTCAAGTGATTCACTAA
- a CDS encoding response regulator: MNNFKRILLIDDDPIQNLINTKLLNRIDFSERIDVAINGKLARDEYLLSDEPLPEIIFLDINMPIMNGWEFLDMLKGMELPHLPDVYMLTSSISPEDIRQSDNHPMVKGYITKPLNLDKLLEIKLSFFKD; encoded by the coding sequence ATGAATAATTTTAAGAGAATATTACTGATCGACGACGATCCGATTCAAAATCTGATTAACACCAAACTTCTGAACCGCATTGACTTTAGCGAACGCATCGATGTGGCAATTAATGGGAAGTTGGCTCGGGATGAATACTTGCTTAGCGATGAACCGCTGCCCGAAATCATTTTCCTTGACATTAATATGCCTATTATGAATGGATGGGAGTTTTTGGATATGCTTAAAGGAATGGAACTTCCTCATTTACCCGATGTTTATATGCTCACTTCTTCTATTTCCCCAGAAGATATTCGGCAATCGGACAACCATCCTATGGTTAAAGGTTACATTACTAAGCCTCTCAATCTGGACAAGCTTCTGGAAATTAAGTTGAGTTTCTTTAAGGATTAA
- the fabG gene encoding 3-oxoacyl-[acyl-carrier-protein] reductase — MKLLEGKVAIITGASRGIGRGMAEKFAEQGAHIAFTYLSSEEKAKKLEEELSAYGITAKGYKSNAAEFDAAEQLIADVLKDFGGKIDVVINNAGVTRDNLLMRMTEDMWDEVMNTNLKSVFNMTKAVQRTMLKQRSGSIVNLSSVVGVKGNAGQANYSASKAGILGFTRSIALELGSRNIRCNAIAPGFIETEMTGALPEETVNEWRQAIPLKRGGTPEDVANLAVFLASDMSSYITGQTLHVDGGMLTS; from the coding sequence ATGAAACTACTCGAAGGAAAGGTTGCAATTATTACAGGTGCATCTCGTGGAATTGGCAGAGGAATGGCCGAAAAATTTGCTGAGCAAGGAGCTCATATCGCATTCACTTATTTGTCTTCTGAAGAAAAGGCTAAGAAGCTGGAAGAAGAGCTAAGTGCATACGGTATTACAGCAAAGGGCTATAAATCTAACGCTGCCGAATTTGATGCAGCAGAACAATTGATTGCTGACGTACTGAAAGACTTCGGAGGTAAAATTGATGTGGTGATTAACAACGCCGGTGTAACTCGTGACAATTTGCTGATGCGAATGACCGAGGATATGTGGGATGAAGTAATGAACACAAACCTGAAATCGGTATTCAACATGACCAAGGCTGTGCAGCGTACAATGCTTAAGCAGCGCTCAGGGTCTATCGTTAACTTGAGCTCCGTGGTTGGGGTTAAAGGAAACGCTGGTCAGGCTAACTATTCAGCTTCTAAGGCTGGTATTTTGGGATTCACCCGATCCATCGCCCTTGAGTTAGGATCAAGAAACATTCGTTGCAACGCCATCGCCCCTGGATTTATCGAAACTGAGATGACGGGAGCACTTCCAGAAGAAACCGTGAACGAGTGGCGTCAGGCTATCCCGTTGAAAAGAGGTGGTACTCCTGAAGATGTGGCAAATCTGGCTGTATTCCTGGCTTCTGATATGTCTTCTTACATCACAGGGCAGACCCTTCATGTGGATGGCGGAATGCTAACTTCCTGA
- a CDS encoding tRNA-binding protein produces MENPKQETAPFDHFASLDIRVGTLIEVRPFPEARKPAYQLSIDFGPMGVLKSSAQITALYSLEDLKGKQVIAVVNFENKRIAGFKSECLVLGIYGEDTSEVTLLCPERPVPNGSKIG; encoded by the coding sequence ATGGAAAATCCAAAACAGGAAACAGCTCCTTTCGACCATTTCGCTTCCTTAGATATTCGCGTTGGAACTCTAATTGAGGTTCGCCCCTTTCCTGAAGCCCGTAAGCCAGCGTATCAACTGAGCATTGACTTTGGTCCTATGGGTGTTTTGAAATCCTCAGCTCAGATTACGGCGCTCTATTCGCTCGAAGATTTGAAAGGAAAGCAGGTTATTGCGGTGGTCAATTTTGAAAACAAGCGTATTGCCGGCTTCAAATCCGAATGCCTGGTATTGGGAATCTATGGTGAAGATACATCTGAGGTCACCCTGCTTTGTCCAGAGCGCCCGGTGCCTAATGGAAGTAAAATAGGTTAA
- a CDS encoding OmpA family protein, with protein MRIQTLSCLLLALLFGAMSAVAQDDLTESQKKKLLKQARDYMQMEEFREAFKSYSELHKSDTANPNYNYELGICIYEGSFNKVASKKYFESALEKGNRADMPEMFYYLGRVYHLEHNFLFALAAYNTYLVEGLPKGKVGRLRKKEVESYIQQCDEGKDLIEKDQNLLDRVDRNTKNVSKFYVEGNKFIRIENLGDEVNSAFSEYGPIIMNNNRTLVFTSRRTGSTGGEVYSDGQYFEDIYEATNRSALWTDVQNVNNSKFFNGALVNSKKHNATVSISPDESQLFVYVDNHIDVLENDGENWLEPRKFSETFSRAGNQVTSATISPDGNKLYVAADRFDCIGGRDLFVSERDSSGKWGELVNMGPGINTELNEATPYMLDDTTLFFSSAGHSSIGGYDVFVSYRSDTGWSKPQNLEIPINSPFDEVNYMLGHDRSHAYYASNRSGGYGEYDIYRITKGVDMNIDESMLAKLEAEERELSEGDSTATGGPELIAGGIEGEGEGLPEGGKQVLLLNDISLDESGNLDSATVARLDEAAEVLNKDPNFTAQIVATGAGVGAAEDARKRALKAYNNLIDSGIEPSRIEVSYTGMGQEGLAGATEMEDGRENLKGAPGSAAASSAPLTPKYEENVYFGFNSKLVTEYSQGKLAKLLAFLEQNPDVKIYMSGHSDHVGNESYNLKLSEKRVLSVKEYLEGQGVKQPIRTEFFGESSPRFAIDEVTSDPDKQIYNRRVKIVVF; from the coding sequence ATGCGAATTCAAACCTTATCGTGCCTCCTTTTGGCGCTACTTTTTGGAGCAATGAGCGCGGTGGCTCAAGATGATTTGACCGAGTCTCAGAAGAAGAAATTGCTGAAGCAGGCCAGGGATTACATGCAGATGGAAGAGTTTCGTGAGGCGTTTAAGTCTTACAGTGAACTCCACAAATCCGATACGGCAAATCCAAATTACAACTACGAGCTTGGAATCTGTATTTATGAAGGTTCTTTTAATAAAGTAGCTTCCAAAAAGTATTTTGAGAGTGCCTTGGAAAAAGGAAATCGGGCCGATATGCCTGAAATGTTCTACTACTTGGGTCGTGTGTACCACCTCGAGCACAATTTTCTGTTTGCACTGGCTGCCTATAACACCTATTTGGTAGAAGGTCTTCCGAAGGGAAAGGTGGGAAGATTGCGCAAAAAAGAGGTAGAGTCCTACATCCAACAATGTGATGAAGGAAAAGATTTGATTGAAAAAGATCAGAACCTTCTCGATCGTGTGGATCGCAATACCAAAAACGTAAGTAAGTTTTATGTGGAAGGAAATAAATTCATCCGCATCGAGAATTTGGGTGATGAGGTAAACAGTGCTTTTTCGGAGTATGGCCCCATCATTATGAATAACAACCGTACCTTGGTTTTTACATCTCGTAGAACCGGATCGACTGGAGGAGAGGTATACTCAGACGGACAGTATTTTGAAGATATTTATGAGGCGACCAACCGCTCTGCCCTTTGGACGGACGTTCAAAATGTAAACAACTCCAAGTTCTTTAATGGAGCTTTGGTGAACTCAAAAAAACACAACGCTACGGTTTCTATTTCACCAGACGAGTCGCAGCTATTTGTTTATGTGGACAACCACATCGATGTTTTAGAAAATGACGGTGAAAACTGGTTGGAGCCTCGCAAGTTTAGTGAAACCTTTAGCCGGGCTGGTAACCAGGTAACCAGTGCAACTATTTCTCCAGATGGAAACAAGCTGTACGTTGCCGCCGATCGTTTCGACTGTATTGGTGGAAGAGACCTGTTTGTAAGTGAAAGAGATTCTTCTGGCAAATGGGGAGAGTTGGTTAACATGGGACCTGGAATTAATACAGAGCTCAATGAGGCCACTCCTTATATGTTGGACGACACCACTTTATTCTTTTCGTCAGCGGGTCATTCCAGTATTGGTGGATATGATGTTTTTGTAAGCTACCGTTCTGATACGGGATGGAGCAAGCCGCAAAACCTGGAGATTCCAATTAACTCGCCATTCGATGAAGTAAACTACATGCTCGGTCACGATCGTTCCCATGCTTACTATGCTTCTAACCGATCCGGTGGATATGGTGAATATGACATTTACCGCATTACCAAAGGGGTGGACATGAACATTGATGAAAGCATGTTGGCCAAGTTGGAAGCTGAAGAACGCGAATTGTCAGAAGGGGATAGCACTGCAACTGGCGGCCCTGAGTTGATTGCTGGCGGAATCGAAGGTGAGGGTGAAGGTTTGCCTGAAGGTGGAAAACAAGTTTTGTTGTTAAACGATATTTCATTGGATGAGTCTGGCAATCTGGATTCGGCTACCGTTGCTCGATTGGACGAAGCGGCTGAAGTGCTGAATAAGGATCCCAATTTTACTGCTCAGATCGTAGCCACTGGTGCTGGGGTAGGTGCGGCTGAAGATGCTCGTAAAAGGGCACTTAAAGCGTACAACAACCTAATCGATTCTGGCATTGAGCCATCGCGTATTGAGGTGAGCTATACCGGAATGGGACAAGAAGGTCTGGCCGGAGCTACCGAAATGGAAGACGGTCGTGAAAACCTAAAGGGTGCACCTGGAAGTGCTGCTGCATCGTCTGCACCGCTTACACCTAAGTATGAAGAGAATGTATACTTCGGATTTAACTCCAAGCTGGTGACCGAATACAGCCAAGGCAAATTGGCTAAGCTTTTGGCCTTCCTGGAGCAAAACCCGGATGTTAAAATCTACATGAGTGGCCACTCCGATCACGTTGGAAATGAGAGTTACAACCTCAAGCTTTCCGAAAAGCGTGTACTATCTGTTAAGGAGTATTTAGAAGGTCAAGGAGTGAAGCAACCTATCCGCACTGAATTCTTTGGAGAAAGCAGCCCACGTTTTGCGATCGATGAAGTGACCAGTGATCCGGATAAGCAGATCTACAACCGTCGGGTGAAAATTGTAGTATTCTAA